The Branchiostoma floridae strain S238N-H82 chromosome 18, Bfl_VNyyK, whole genome shotgun sequence DNA window TGTTTTCCCAGATGGCGATTGACCTTGCGAGTCTGTTGGACTATCTGGAGCACTCTCCGATGGGTTCTCTTCTAATGGCGGACTTCAAGGTCGAACAGTTCGTGTGGGTGGGGGGCAAGGTGAAGTTGACTGACTTGGATGACGTCAGCAACGTGGAACGGAAGTGCGCAGTGGATTCGGACTGCTGGGTGGATAAAAAGGATGTCGGTATGTCATCAGAACAATTGTTTTCCGCAATTCCATAATACCATCTACTTTGAATCTACTAACGCTACTAACATTTAAGTCAAGACTTACAACTAAGATTTGAAATCTAGattacccccctccctcttcaTATGAAGGAATTTCTTTATAAAGTATAGCATCTGATGCACCGACTATGCCACTTACTACCATTCTCATTTGCCCCTCTAGGCGTTCCCTGTACCAACGGTTCGTGTCGGGGACTGAACGCCAAACACAACATGAACGGCGCCTATAAGACGATATTGAGACACATAATGGTTCACACTGGAACTGAGGTGAGACAACTTTCTGCAAAATCTATCTTGTCGattgattacctccatgaaattcatggaggttatattttcactagcgtttgtgtgtgcctGTTTGTGAACAAAGTAAcacaagaacggctggatggattggtttcatactttgtatgtCGATAGGGTTTGATGAAAGCTAAAAATTAGTAGATTTCGGGCCCCCTAGGGGCTCCCCTTGATACTACAATGCAACTCCGGCTTTGCTATCTCGTTTATCTTACATTACAAACAGGGTATATAGGACGAATAGACTTCGTATAATACAGATACGTGGATAAAACAAACatctttttcatcattttaaggAGACTGCCTTGAGAGAAGATCTGAGAAGCGTGAGCATCAGCGCCGCCTCTCTCCACTCAAGGTTACTGCAGCTGCTGGACAAGGAACTAGCTATAGATAGCCCTACTCATAGATAGTACAGCAATCCGCGAAGGTTTTGTGGCCTTTCACGTATCCATTATATATGAGCTGTATTTTGTGAATCATGATATCAGACTGAGTTGAAAGATAACCGACAGAATGAGTGTGAATATATGTGAAGCTACATACTGTAGTTCAGGTTGTAGAGCTGATTTGACTGTCGTAATTTGCAAAAGGAAAATTAATCAAATTACGATCAAGACATACGTTAACACCTTATCTATTGCAATAAATGATATAACTAGTCGCGTGGTTACCATGGGAAATTCTGTATATATCAAATACAtacaataaaagataaaaacatgtacattccATTGAGTATCTTCCTATTTCTGTGGCATTTGCTGTCTTCTTGGAAATAATAAAACTTTCAACAGTAATACACGTCACATAGAACATCATCCGATATAATAACAAAGGAATGGGTATCTGTGCAATATTACTGCGATTTAATTCACACATATTTACTTTTAAAAGGGCAATTATAATCGTTGAAGCCATGCTTCATTTCCTCCCTTGGTGTTTTCTAGTTCTTCCGACAAGTGTACCAAGAAGAATGCCAATGGTATATGACAAGCACTCACATAATCATGGTCAGACAGTACTTTCCCAGACCGTCACACAGTCATCAGCACAGTCACCAACTTCCCTAACTAGCTCAGCAAGTCTTTCTTCAAGTTGAGCAGCAGTCGGTCTGTGGTCAGAAGCATCATACCAACACTGACACATCAGTCTGTACAGGTCAATGGAACACTGTTCAGGCTTCTCCATGCGATTTCCTTGCCGAAGCATGTTGACCATCTGACAACAGTTTGGTCGGAAAGGCCCAGGATAGCGCGGCTCTTCTCCTAGACTGGCAATCTCCCACAACATGACACCAAACGACCACACGTCACTCTGACAGGAGTAAATTCCATCTCGGATAGACTCCAgtgccatccacttcagcgggAGTAACTCGTCTCGCCCGTGGTGATTGGTGTGCTCGTACACAGTGTTGGTGTAGACGTCTCGGGCCAAACCGAAGTCTGCCAGCTTAGCGACCATTCCGTCTGTGATGACCACGTTCCGAGCGGCCACGTCACGATGGACAATTGTGACTCTTTCTAGCTCCTGTAGAGCCTTAGATACACCGATGGCGAGACCAAATAGAGTGGCCCAGTTCACCGCGTTGATGTCGTCTCGGAGTCTTTTCAGGTACATCTGAAGGTCTCCGTGAGGGGCAAATTCTAATATTATCCTCTTCGGGTCAGACAGGGTAACAACGCCGTACAGCTGAATGATATTTGGGTGCATAACTTTTTCACCTTCCTTTGTGTGTAAGGATCTGTCGTAAAGGTAGATCAGCATGTCCATCTCACGATTGAAATCCGCTTGGACATACTCTGCGTTGGTGTCCACTATTTTGACTGCTACTCTTACCGGTAGTTCTCCAGGAAGATGTAGGGTTCCTTCTACAACATGGCCGAATGTGCCAACCCCGACCAGGTTACCCAGGGTCAGGTACTGCGGGTCTCGTTCCCATGGCACTAACGTGTCTGCCATGTTCTGTTGATGATTGACATCAACAAGCTGCAGTTCCTCGTGAACtggttgttgatgttgttccttgagaaattttctttttcttctcataACTATACAAGCAACTACTACAACAGGAAGGATGAAAACAAGTATAGTAAAATACTGTAAGGTGTCCTGTGTCCTATGAAATGGACTACGTTGCTTCCCTTTGCAGTATTCTCCTGTCAGGTCATGCGGACAGATGCAAGTGCCATTGAAAGGGTTGCACTCCGCACCGTTTTCACATCGACATTGTTGTTTGCAGTTTGTCCCAAATGTTCCTGCAGGGCAGGACATGTTACAGGTAGGGCCTGTCCAACCGGCCTCACATACACACCCCGCCCAACGGTCACAACCAACGTTATGTAGACAGTCGCACGGCCTGTCACAACGCTCCCCGTGAAGACCGGGAGGACATTCCATCACATCTAAGACGtagtttctctccagtgtgtgtCCATCAGATGTGGTGACTTCACACGTATACACACCGTTGGTCTCTGGTAGAATCGGACTGATTGAAAAGTTACGGGACGTTTGGATGAAAATTTTGGAACTGTTGTTGCGAGATGCCCGAAACCACCATGTCATGGACGAGGCATTGATATGAACAGGGCGACATTGTAGGGAAACATTCCCAGTTATATACATGTTTCCTTCAGGCCGGACGTCAATAGCGACAGCTGGGGTTGGTATGTCGCATGCCACACCCTTCCAACcaggagcacacagacacgccccGTTGAAGCCGTGACACCGGGCGTCGTtcttacaaatacagtttttgtcaCAGTATGCGCCGTATTTACCTTGTGGACAACCAGCAAGTTTTACAGTGGTTTGACCTGTAAAATTTAATTCTCCGTAGGGAGCTGAAGCCATCACTTTCGTTAATACCAACTTAATTGTCACGGGGGTAGCTGTTTTGAGTATGCCAAGCTTGACAAGAACAAAATAACTATACCTTTCATTGTCAACCCACATAGCATTCAAACCTTTAGAGGCAACGAGTTCGGAAAATGCCATAGGCAGCAAGAATGGTATATCAGGCTCTCTAACCCAGTCTCTGTCAATCAGAATCGCTGACACCTTGTTGTCTCCTGCCACACAGCACAGCGTCAGATTATGGACGCCAGCTTTTGACATCACATGAGCTACTGCAACATCTTGGACATGTTTGATTCCAAACGTCACATTCACTTCGCATATGTCGTTCGTCACACTAAAGTACGCTGTGCTTTTTTTCACATTCACAATATCAGTCTTGTTACTGATCTTTAATCCATTTCTTGATGAGCCGTTCAGTAACAAATCAGTGAACTCTATCAATCTAGGAAGACCAGAGGATCTTTCGGGGGtttcacatgttttgttgtaGTATGGAGGGTATCCAGACACGTCCAGTACATGAACAGTCAGGGTCCAGAGTGAGGCATTTTTAGCGAGGTTGCGTTCGTTGTCTATTCGGATTTGCAGCTGATAAGTCGACTGTATTTGAAAATCCAATGGATTAGCAACTTCGACAACACCTTGCCTTTCTGCTATCGAAAACCTTTCATAGTCGTTACCATTAAGTAGTCTGTAAATCACTGGCTGTAGGGAAGTGTTGTGACGGGCAACGACTGTTCCTACTAAGGCGTTTTCGGGAACAAACACGGCTGTATTGATAGACGCCATGCCTCCAACCATGGATGATAAAGTAAGGATGTATTGAAAACACAACATCCCGGAGATCCAAGGATAGATCATTTTACTATGTGGATTGTTCGGAACCTACAGTGTGAAGGAAGATAATATATCAGTTAACTACATATGAACTTACAACACAGAAAAGACGTCAATTGAATACTGTCATAGCGAAGAAGGTAGCGAAACAGAACTTAAGATTGGCAGTTCCGTCTTGGTTATTCTAGTGCCCTAAACCATAAAGTCTCCTGTTTTACTTCCATCAACACTTTATCCAAtgaacaaatatttttttttcatgcaacATGAACCACATGCCTGTTCTGTCATTACCAATCCTGGCGAGACATAGGGAATCTGAAATATCTCTTCGAGACACTTTTGATAACATCCTTGTATAAACTGGGCTTAACATTTTTGCATGGCAAGTTGACTTCAGGTCACAGGTATGCGGAACTAGCAGGTGTTATTGGTCCATGGCGTGACAACCACACAAGGAAATTATGCTTTTCACCGACTCAGGTGTTCAAGTCAATTCCGTATCTGACGCTTATTTACGATTTAAATTTCTGTTTATATCATTTTCATCTTTCAGAGATATTGTTAAATCCCAGCCATATGTCAGGAGAGATGATAGTAAAATTCGAATAAAGACGCAAAGGTAATATAGTACAACACAAGGCCAagggtctgtaaaatgtaaaacatacatgcaacacaaaaatataaagCATAACCTCGGTCATGCTGAGCATTGTATTTTTTCTGATATAAATCAACAAATCTATACCATTGACCATCGTACGCGAGGTAATGAATCTAATTCCATCCTGTAAATAGTCAATCAAAGATTAACTTAACTAATAACTTACCTGTGCGCCAACTTACCCACACGCATTTGCCAAATTGTCCAACTGTCGTCGGTGTTCCTTTTCCGCGTTGATACTAACGGTTCCACTTCCGCAAACTCGCCCGGCGCACGGTCTGCAGCGTATCCCTCCgcacataaaatagtaccaggAATATCCTTACTACTACTACTCGTCATCACTAGATTTCTACAAGGAAA harbors:
- the LOC118405570 gene encoding uncharacterized protein LOC118405570, which encodes MIYPWISGMLCFQYILTLSSMVGGMASINTAVFVPENALVGTVVARHNTSLQPVIYRLLNGNDYERFSIAERQGVVEVANPLDFQIQSTYQLQIRIDNERNLAKNASLWTLTVHVLDVSGYPPYYNKTCETPERSSGLPRLIEFTDLLLNGSSRNGLKISNKTDIVNVKKSTAYFSVTNDICEVNVTFGIKHVQDVAVAHVMSKAGVHNLTLCCVAGDNKVSAILIDRDWVREPDIPFLLPMAFSELVASKGLNAMWVDNERYSYFVLVKLGILKTATPVTIKLVLTKVMASAPYGELNFTGQTTVKLAGCPQGKYGAYCDKNCICKNDARCHGFNGACLCAPGWKGVACDIPTPAVAIDVRPEGNMYITGNVSLQCRPVHINASSMTWWFRASRNNSSKIFIQTSRNFSISPILPETNGVYTCEVTTSDGHTLERNYVLDVMECPPGLHGERCDRPCDCLHNVGCDRWAGCVCEAGWTGPTCNMSCPAGTFGTNCKQQCRCENGAECNPFNGTCICPHDLTGEYCKGKQRSPFHRTQDTLQYFTILVFILPVVVVACIVMRRKRKFLKEQHQQPVHEELQLVDVNHQQNMADTLVPWERDPQYLTLGNLVGVGTFGHVVEGTLHLPGELPVRVAVKIVDTNAEYVQADFNREMDMLIYLYDRSLHTKEGEKVMHPNIIQLYGVVTLSDPKRIILEFAPHGDLQMYLKRLRDDINAVNWATLFGLAIGVSKALQELERVTIVHRDVAARNVVITDGMVAKLADFGLARDVYTNTVYEHTNHHGRDELLPLKWMALESIRDGIYSCQSDVWSFGVMLWEIASLGEEPRYPGPFRPNCCQMVNMLRQGNRMEKPEQCSIDLYRLMCQCWYDASDHRPTAAQLEERLAELVREVGDCADDCVTVWESTV